In one Oxyura jamaicensis isolate SHBP4307 breed ruddy duck chromosome 14, BPBGC_Ojam_1.0, whole genome shotgun sequence genomic region, the following are encoded:
- the TNRC6A gene encoding trinucleotide repeat-containing gene 6A protein isoform X2 — translation MRELEAKATKEVERKLSRDLVQEEEEQLMEERKKRKEDKKKKEAAQKKAIEQKIKVPEQTKTSVSQPQPVTSNGTSTVTSTNNNAKRATANNQQQQTLPRYPPREVPPRFRHQEQKQLLKRGQQLPVIAANLGSTPKVLNGQSGGSTVTNKQPVINGEVPNSSKKQPGMPPIRDLVSHSPNQSDLNHSGLGSHYENSHWGPVSSNSDSSTNWDKVIVDGSDKEAWPSITGSDPELTSECMDTDSASSSGSERNLVIMASGSTGGENDGIRNGIGHGSQNKFVVGSNSNNVGNGSINGPWGLSHGTIISTCQVSVDAPDSKSESSNNRMNAWGTINSSSNGGLNPSTLNSNGNHGAWPVLENNGHALKGSVGSGNSGTNIQCSTIGQISNSQSINSKVGGSAHGSWGSLQENCDSEVNGTRKVSFSGQPQNLNTEMNGPNNTTNFMTSSLPNSAGSVQINELPNNTGHGAWRVSTMNHSQIQASPVTNGTSISHLSNGEAKNGGSYGTTWGAYGSNYSGDKCSGPNSQANGDTVNATLMQSGISGPGSTNFQINGNKGGGVWEAGTVTSQNMPWGSGNGASAGGSRRGWGNPAQNTGTNISNGEWSKLPSNQHSNESVNGNARKFTNGWKSTEEDDLNSQSSAVSQITEQNSSWAKTGTGDSEGSTESTGCHEDRVTTEGQNRERRKVDQHALLQSIVNRTDLDPRVLSNSGWGQTPIKQNTAWDTETSPRGERKTDNGTEAWGGSVTQTSSSGGCVDRPSPNNNDTSSVSGWGDPKSATRWGDSKGSNSQGGWEEDSAATVMVKSNQSWGSGKEEKSSWNDTQKIKQGWVDGQKASQGWAVSASDGWGENSRGNHWGEAKKSSSGGSDSDRSVSGWNEPGKSNSVTWGGSNTNPNNSSGWDEPAKSNQNQGWGDPPKSSQPQGWGDSSKPVNSPEWNKQDVGSWGAPSATSKPPGSGWLGGPMPAPAKEEEPTGWEEPSPESIRRKMEIDDGTSAWGDPSKYNYKNVNMWNKNVPNSSSSSDQQAQVHQQLLSSSAMSSKESSSGSGWGEPSTPATTVDNGTSAWGKPMDTGTSWGEPISDAGGTSGWGNASLGQQASNKPGPKSMQDSWCGDDMPLTGSRQTSWEEEEDVEIGMWNSSSSQEANPSLNWPPYMKKMPTKGIMKGGNKQDETWINPFIKQFTNLSFSRESPEETIQSNKMDMSGGILQDKRMEMDKHGLNVGDYNRVVGKGPGSRPQISKESSMDRGPYFDKDGIVADESQNMQFMSNQNMKLPPSNSALPNQALGSLAGLGMQNLNSVRQNGNPSMFGVGNIAAQPRSMQQPPAQPLNSSQPNPRAQVPPPLLSPQVPVSLLKYAPNNGGLSPLFGPQQVAMLNQLSQLNQLSQISQLQRLLAQQQKAQNQRSMPSGGRQQQEQQGRSLSMQQQMMQQSRQLDPNLLMKQQTPPSQQQSLHQPTMKSFLENVIPHTTPELQKGPSPINSFSSFPIGMNSNLNVNMDMSSIKEPQSRLRKWTTVDSISVNTSLDQNSSKHGAISSGFRLEESPFVPYDFMNSSNSPASPPGSIGDGWPRAKSPNGSSSVNWPPEFRPGEPWKGYPNIDPETDPYVTPGSVINNLSINTVREVDHLRDRNSGSSSSLNTTLPSTSAWSSIRASNYNVSLSSTAQSTSVARNSDSKSTWSPGSVTNTSLAHELWKVPLPPKSITAPSRPPPGLTGQKPPLSTWDNSLRLGGGWGNSDARYTPGSSWGESSSGRITNWLVLKNLTPQIDGSTLRTLCMQHGPLITFHLNLPHGNALVRYSSKEEVVKAQKSLHMCVLGNTTILAEFASEEEISRFFAQGQSLTPSPGWQSLGSSQNRLGSIDGSHSFSNRNDLNHWNGAGLSGTSSGDLHGTSLWGSPNYSTSLWGTPSSNDTRGISSPSPINAFLSVDHLGGGGESM, via the exons TGCCAGAACAAACAAAGACAAGTGTAAGCCAGCCTCAGCCTGTCACCTCTAACGGCACTTCCACGGTAACCAGCACTAATAATAATGCCAAGCGGGCCACAGCCAAcaatcagcagcagcagaccttGCCTCGATACCCTCCTCGTGAAGTACCACCGCGATTTCGACACCAGGAACAGAAACAGCTTCTGAAACGAGGTCAGCAGTTACCAGTTATAGCTGCAAACCTGGGATCTACTCCTAAAGTATTAAACGGCCAGTCAGGAGGCAGCACTGTCACAAATAAACAGCCAGTGATCAACGGAGAAGTGCCgaacagcagcaaaaaacagccag gcaTGCCTCCCATTCGGGACTTGGTGAGCCACTCCCCTAACCAGTCAG ATCTGAACCACAGTGGTCTAGGATCCCATTATGAAAATTCTCACTGGGGACCAGTCTCTTCAAACAGTGACTCCAGCACAAACTGGGATAAAGTTATTGTAGACGGCTCTGACAAAGAAGCATGGCCATCAATCACTGGCAGTGACCCAGAGCTGACATCAGAATGTATGGACACTGACTCTGCCTCTAGCTCTGGGTCAGAGAGAAACCTCGTTATAATGGCTTCAGGGAGCACAGGTGGTGAAAATGATGGCATTCGAAATGGCATTGGACATGGTTCTCAAAATAAGTTTGTGGTTGGTAGCAACAGCAATAATGTGGGCAATGGAAGTATTAATGGACCATGGGGTTTATCCCATGGGACCATAATAAGCACATGTCAAGTTTCTGTGGATGCTCCTGACAGCAAATCTGAAAGTAGCAACAATAGAATGAATGCTTGGGGCACCATAAACTCTTCATCAAATGGAGGGTTAAATCCAAGCACTTTGAATTCAAATGGCAACCATGGTGCCTGGCCTGTATTGGAGAACAATGGACATGCCCTGAAAGGGTCTGTAGGGAGTGGTAATTCTGGCACAAATATTCAGTGCAGTACCATAGGTCAGATATCTAACAGTCAGAGTATTAACTCTAAAGTGGGTGGTTCAGCCCATGGTTCCTGGGGAAGCCTTCAGGAAAATTGTGATTCTGAAGTAAATGGTACAAGGAAGGTTTCATTCAGTGGGCAACCTCAAAACCTTAACACTGAAATGAATGGACCAAATAACACTACTAACTTTATGACCTCTAGTTTACCAAACTCTGCTGGTTCAGTGCAGATTAACGAACTGCCTAATAATACAGGGCATGGGGCCTGGCGTGTGAGCACAATGAATCATTCTCAGATTCAGGCCTCTCCAGTTACAAATGGCACTTCCATTTCTCACCTTAGCAATGGTGAGGCGAAAAATGGTGGATCTTATGGTACTACATGGGGTGCCTATGGTTCTAATTACTCTGGAGACAAATGTTCAGGCCCGAACAGCCAAGCTAATGGTGACACTGTGAATGCAACTCTAATGCAGTCGGGCATTAGTGGGCCTGGCAGCACTAACTTTCAAATCAATGGGAATAAAGGAGGAGGGGTGTGGGAAGCAGGGACAGTCACCTCCCAGAATATGCCATGGGGAAGTGGAAATGGTGCAAGTGCTGGCGGAAGTAGAAGAGGATGGGGCAACCCTGCACAAAACACTGGCACTAACATTTCAAATGGTGAATGGAGTAAACTGCCTAGTAATCAGCATTCCAATGAAAGTGTAAATGGAAATGCCAGGAAGTTTACAAACGGATGGAAATCTACTGAAGAGGATGACCTTAACAGCCAGAGTTCTGCTGTGTCTCAGATAACTGAGCAGAACAGCTCATGGGCCAAAACAGGTACGGGGGACAGTGAAGGTAGTACAGAGAGCACTGGATGCCATGAAGATAGAGTTACTACAGAAGGACAGAATCgagagagaagaaaagttgACCAGCATGCATTACTCCAAAGCATAGTGAACAGAACTGACTTAGATCCGCGTGTCCTTTCCAACTCTGGTTGGGGACAGACTCCAATCAAACAGAACACTGCCTGGGATACCGAAACATCACCAAgaggtgaaagaaaaactgacaaTGGGACAGAGGCCTGGGGAGGCTCTGTGACACAGACTTCCAGCTCAGGGGGGTGTGTGGATAGACCTAGCCCTAATAATAATGATACCTCATCTGTATCAGGGTGGGGAGATCCAAAGTCTGCTACAAGGTGGGGAGACTCCAAAGGGTCAAATAGCCAaggggggtgggaagaggaTTCTGCTGCTACAGTAATGGTCAAGAGCAATCAATCATGGGGAAgtggcaaagaagaaaagtcatCTTGGAATGACACACAGAAGATCAAACAGGGATGGGTCGATGGGCAAAAGGCCAGCCAGGGTTGGGCAGTTTCTGCCAGTGATGGCTGGGGTGAAAATTCAAGAGGTAACCATTGGGGTGAGGCTAAGAAATCTAGTTCAGGAGGTAGCGACAGTGACAGATCAGTATCTGGCTGGAATGAGCCAGGTAAATCAAATTCTGTTACTTGGGGAGGTAGTAATACAAACCCGAATAATTCTTCAGGATGGGATGAGCCTGCAAAGTCTAATCAGAACCAGGGCTGGGGAGACCCTCCTAAATCCAGTCAGCCTCAAGGTTGGGGGGATTCCTCAAAGCCAGTCAACTCTCCGGAATGGAACAAACAAGATGTTGGATCTTGGGGAGCACCATCTGCCACCAGTAAACCACCGGGGTCAGGCTGGCTGGGTGGACCGATGCCAGCCCCAGCAAAGGAGGAGGAACCCACTGGCTGGGAGGAGCCGTCCCCTGAATCAATACGCCGCAAAATGGAAATTGATGATGGAACTTCTGCTTGGGGTGATCCAAGCAAATACAACTACAAAAATGTGAATATGTGGAATAAAAATGTCCCAAACAGTAGCAGCAGTTCAGACCAGCAAGCACAGGTACATCAGCAGCTACTGTCTTCAAGTGCCATGTCTAGCAAGGAGAGCAGTTCGGGTTCTG GTTGGGGAGAGCCTTCTACTCCAGCCACTACTGTAGATAATGGAACTTCAGCGTGGGGTAAGCCCATGGATACTGGTACTAGCTGGGGAGAACCCATCAGCGATGCAGGAGGCACCTCTGGCTGGGGAAACGCTTCTCTTGGTCAACAGGCTTCAAATAAACCTG GGCCTAAATCTATGCAAGATAGTTGGTGTGGAGATGATATGCCATTGACTGGCAGTCGTCAGACCAgctgggaggaagaagaggatgtAGAGATTGGAATGTGGAACAGCAGTTCTTCACAAGAAGCTAACCCATCTTTAAATTGGCCAccatatatgaaaaaaatgcccACAAAG gGAATAATGAAAGGTGGAAATAAGCAAGATGAAACATGGATCAATCCATTCATTAAGCAATTCACAAATCTTAGCTTTTCA AGAGAATCACCAGAAGAAACCATACAGAGCAATAAGATGGACATGTCTGGAG GGATATTGCAAGATAAGAGAATGGAGATGGATAAGCATGGCCTCAATGTTGGAGATTACAATCGTGTGGTTGGAAAAGGCCCTGGTTCTCGTCCTCAGATTTCCAAAGAGTCTTCCATGGATCGCGGTCCTTACTTTGATAAG GATGGCATTGTAGCAGACGAGTCCCAAAACATGCAGTTTATGTCCAATCAAAACATGAAGCTTCCCCCTTCAAATAGTGCACTACCTAACCAAGCCCTTGGCTCCCTAGCAGGGCTGGGTATGCAAAACTTGAATTCTGTTAGACAG AATGGCAATCCCAGTATGTTTGGTGTTGGTAATAtagcagcacagcccaggagcatgcagcagcctccagcacaaCCTCTTAATTCATCTCAGCCTAATCCACGTGCTCAAGTGCCTCCTCCATTACTATCCCCTCAG GTTCCAGTATCATTACTGAAGTATGCACCAAACAACGGTGGCCTGAGCCCACTTTTTGGCCCACAACAGGTAGCCATGTTGAATCAACTGTCCCAGTTAAACCAGCTTTCTCAGATCTCCCAGTTACAG CGGTTGTTGGCTCAGCAGCAAAAAGCGCAGAATCAAAGAAGCATGCCTTCTGGTGGTCGTcaacagcaggagcagcag ggtCGATCTCTTAGTATGCAGCAACAGATGATGCAACAGTCCCGTCAGCTTGATCCAAACCTGTTAATGAAGCAGCAAACTCCGCCGTCTCAACAGCAGTCACTCCATCAACCCACCATGAAATCTTTCCTTGAGAATGTCATACCCCATACTACTCCTGAGCTACAGAAAGGGCCATCACCAATAAATTCATTCAGCAGCTTCCCTATAG GAATGAACTCAAACTTGAATGTAAACATGGATATGAGCAGTATTAAAGAGCCACAATCTCGCCTGAGGAAATGGACTACAGTagacagcatttctgtgaacACATCATTAGATCAAAACTCCAGCAAACATG gtGCTATTTCAAGTGGTTTTAGGCTGGAAGAGTCTCCATTTGTTCCATATGACTTTATGAACAGCAGTAATTCACCAGCCAGTCCTCCTGGATCTATTGGGGATGGCTGGCCCCGTGCCAAATCGCCTAATGGCTCTAGCAGTGTTAACTGGCCACCAG AATTTCGTCCTGGTGAGCCATGGAAAGGTTATCCAAACATCGACCCTGAAACTGACCCTTACGTCACTCCTGGCAGTGTCATAAACAATCTTTCAATTAATACTGTGCGGGAAGTTGACCACCTCAGGGACAGGAACAGTG GGTCATCCTCATCTTTGAACACCACGCTGCCTTCAACTAGTGCCTGGTCATCCATTCGTGCCTCCAACTACAATGTTTCCCTCAGCAGTACAGCACAAAGCACTTCAG TAGCCAGAAACAGTGATTCCAAATCAACATGGTCTCCTGGATCAGTCACTAACACCTCTCTGGCTCATGAGCTGTGGAAGGTCCCTTTGCCACCTAAAAGCATCACTGCTCCGTCCCGCCCACCTCCAGGGCTAACAGGCCAGAAACCACCTTTGTCCACTTGGGATAATTCCCTTCGTTTGGGTGGAGGATGGGGAAATTCTGATGCCAGATATACCCCTG gTTCAAGCTGGGGTGAGAGCAGCTCAGGGAGAATAACAAATTGGCTTGTTCTAAAAAACCTTACACCTCAG ATTGATGGCTCTACCCTGCGTACTCTGTGCATGCAGCACGGTCCACTAATAACATTCCACCTTAACCTCCCACATGGTAATGCTTTGGTCCGTTACAGTTCAAAAGAAGAGGTAGTGAAGGCACAAAAATCTCTGCACAT GTGTGTATTAGGGAACACTACTATTCTTGCTGAGTTTGCCAGTGAAGAGGAGATTAGTCGCTTCTTTGCACAAGGCCAGTCTCTGACTCCGTCTCCTGGCTGGCAGTCTCTTGGATCCAGCCAGAACCGACTTGGATCCATTGACGGTTCCCATTCGTTCTCAAACCGTAATGATCTAAATCACTGGAATGGTGCTGGGCTGTCGGGAACTAGCAGTGGAGACCTTCATGGCACTTCACTATGGGGGAGCCCCAACTATTCCACGAGCCTGTGGGGCACCCCAAGCAGCAATGACACCAGGGGAATTAGCAGCCCATCCCCCATCAACGCTTTCCTTTCTGTTGACCACCTAGGTGGAGGTGGAGAGTCCATGTaa
- the TNRC6A gene encoding trinucleotide repeat-containing gene 6A protein isoform X9, with translation MRELEAKATKEVERKLSRDLVQEEEEQLMEERKKRKEDKKKKEAAQKKAIEQKIKVPEQTKTSVSQPQPVTSNGTSTVTSTNNNAKRATANNQQQQTLPRYPPREVPPRFRHQEQKQLLKRGQQLPVIAANLGSTPKVLNGQSGGSTVTNKQPVINGEVPNSSKKQPDLNHSGLGSHYENSHWGPVSSNSDSSTNWDKVIVDGSDKEAWPSITGSDPELTSECMDTDSASSSGSERNLVIMASGSTGGENDGIRNGIGHGSQNKFVVGSNSNNVGNGSINGPWGLSHGTIISTCQVSVDAPDSKSESSNNRMNAWGTINSSSNGGLNPSTLNSNGNHGAWPVLENNGHALKGSVGSGNSGTNIQCSTIGQISNSQSINSKVGGSAHGSWGSLQENCDSEVNGTRKVSFSGQPQNLNTEMNGPNNTTNFMTSSLPNSAGSVQINELPNNTGHGAWRVSTMNHSQIQASPVTNGTSISHLSNGEAKNGGSYGTTWGAYGSNYSGDKCSGPNSQANGDTVNATLMQSGISGPGSTNFQINGNKGGGVWEAGTVTSQNMPWGSGNGASAGGSRRGWGNPAQNTGTNISNGEWSKLPSNQHSNESVNGNARKFTNGWKSTEEDDLNSQSSAVSQITEQNSSWAKTGTGDSEGSTESTGCHEDRVTTEGQNRERRKVDQHALLQSIVNRTDLDPRVLSNSGWGQTPIKQNTAWDTETSPRGERKTDNGTEAWGGSVTQTSSSGGCVDRPSPNNNDTSSVSGWGDPKSATRWGDSKGSNSQGGWEEDSAATVMVKSNQSWGSGKEEKSSWNDTQKIKQGWVDGQKASQGWAVSASDGWGENSRGNHWGEAKKSSSGGSDSDRSVSGWNEPGKSNSVTWGGSNTNPNNSSGWDEPAKSNQNQGWGDPPKSSQPQGWGDSSKPVNSPEWNKQDVGSWGAPSATSKPPGSGWLGGPMPAPAKEEEPTGWEEPSPESIRRKMEIDDGTSAWGDPSKYNYKNVNMWNKNVPNSSSSSDQQAQVHQQLLSSSAMSSKESSSGSGWGEPSTPATTVDNGTSAWGKPMDTGTSWGEPISDAGGTSGWGNASLGQQASNKPGPKSMQDSWCGDDMPLTGSRQTSWEEEEDVEIGMWNSSSSQEANPSLNWPPYMKKMPTKGIMKGGNKQDETWINPFIKQFTNLSFSRESPEETIQSNKMDMSGGILQDKRMEMDKHGLNVGDYNRVVGKGPGSRPQISKESSMDRGPYFDKNGNPSMFGVGNIAAQPRSMQQPPAQPLNSSQPNPRAQVPPPLLSPQVPVSLLKYAPNNGGLSPLFGPQQVAMLNQLSQLNQLSQISQLQRLLAQQQKAQNQRSMPSGGRQQQEQQGRSLSMQQQMMQQSRQLDPNLLMKQQTPPSQQQSLHQPTMKSFLENVIPHTTPELQKGPSPINSFSSFPIGMNSNLNVNMDMSSIKEPQSRLRKWTTVDSISVNTSLDQNSSKHGAISSGFRLEESPFVPYDFMNSSNSPASPPGSIGDGWPRAKSPNGSSSVNWPPEFRPGEPWKGYPNIDPETDPYVTPGSVINNLSINTVREVDHLRDRNSGSSSSLNTTLPSTSAWSSIRASNYNVSLSSTAQSTSVARNSDSKSTWSPGSVTNTSLAHELWKVPLPPKSITAPSRPPPGLTGQKPPLSTWDNSLRLGGGWGNSDARYTPGSSWGESSSGRITNWLVLKNLTPQIDGSTLRTLCMQHGPLITFHLNLPHGNALVRYSSKEEVVKAQKSLHMCVLGNTTILAEFASEEEISRFFAQGQSLTPSPGWQSLGSSQNRLGSIDGSHSFSNRNDLNHWNGAGLSGTSSGDLHGTSLWGSPNYSTSLWGTPSSNDTRGISSPSPINAFLSVDHLGGGGESM, from the exons TGCCAGAACAAACAAAGACAAGTGTAAGCCAGCCTCAGCCTGTCACCTCTAACGGCACTTCCACGGTAACCAGCACTAATAATAATGCCAAGCGGGCCACAGCCAAcaatcagcagcagcagaccttGCCTCGATACCCTCCTCGTGAAGTACCACCGCGATTTCGACACCAGGAACAGAAACAGCTTCTGAAACGAGGTCAGCAGTTACCAGTTATAGCTGCAAACCTGGGATCTACTCCTAAAGTATTAAACGGCCAGTCAGGAGGCAGCACTGTCACAAATAAACAGCCAGTGATCAACGGAGAAGTGCCgaacagcagcaaaaaacagccag ATCTGAACCACAGTGGTCTAGGATCCCATTATGAAAATTCTCACTGGGGACCAGTCTCTTCAAACAGTGACTCCAGCACAAACTGGGATAAAGTTATTGTAGACGGCTCTGACAAAGAAGCATGGCCATCAATCACTGGCAGTGACCCAGAGCTGACATCAGAATGTATGGACACTGACTCTGCCTCTAGCTCTGGGTCAGAGAGAAACCTCGTTATAATGGCTTCAGGGAGCACAGGTGGTGAAAATGATGGCATTCGAAATGGCATTGGACATGGTTCTCAAAATAAGTTTGTGGTTGGTAGCAACAGCAATAATGTGGGCAATGGAAGTATTAATGGACCATGGGGTTTATCCCATGGGACCATAATAAGCACATGTCAAGTTTCTGTGGATGCTCCTGACAGCAAATCTGAAAGTAGCAACAATAGAATGAATGCTTGGGGCACCATAAACTCTTCATCAAATGGAGGGTTAAATCCAAGCACTTTGAATTCAAATGGCAACCATGGTGCCTGGCCTGTATTGGAGAACAATGGACATGCCCTGAAAGGGTCTGTAGGGAGTGGTAATTCTGGCACAAATATTCAGTGCAGTACCATAGGTCAGATATCTAACAGTCAGAGTATTAACTCTAAAGTGGGTGGTTCAGCCCATGGTTCCTGGGGAAGCCTTCAGGAAAATTGTGATTCTGAAGTAAATGGTACAAGGAAGGTTTCATTCAGTGGGCAACCTCAAAACCTTAACACTGAAATGAATGGACCAAATAACACTACTAACTTTATGACCTCTAGTTTACCAAACTCTGCTGGTTCAGTGCAGATTAACGAACTGCCTAATAATACAGGGCATGGGGCCTGGCGTGTGAGCACAATGAATCATTCTCAGATTCAGGCCTCTCCAGTTACAAATGGCACTTCCATTTCTCACCTTAGCAATGGTGAGGCGAAAAATGGTGGATCTTATGGTACTACATGGGGTGCCTATGGTTCTAATTACTCTGGAGACAAATGTTCAGGCCCGAACAGCCAAGCTAATGGTGACACTGTGAATGCAACTCTAATGCAGTCGGGCATTAGTGGGCCTGGCAGCACTAACTTTCAAATCAATGGGAATAAAGGAGGAGGGGTGTGGGAAGCAGGGACAGTCACCTCCCAGAATATGCCATGGGGAAGTGGAAATGGTGCAAGTGCTGGCGGAAGTAGAAGAGGATGGGGCAACCCTGCACAAAACACTGGCACTAACATTTCAAATGGTGAATGGAGTAAACTGCCTAGTAATCAGCATTCCAATGAAAGTGTAAATGGAAATGCCAGGAAGTTTACAAACGGATGGAAATCTACTGAAGAGGATGACCTTAACAGCCAGAGTTCTGCTGTGTCTCAGATAACTGAGCAGAACAGCTCATGGGCCAAAACAGGTACGGGGGACAGTGAAGGTAGTACAGAGAGCACTGGATGCCATGAAGATAGAGTTACTACAGAAGGACAGAATCgagagagaagaaaagttgACCAGCATGCATTACTCCAAAGCATAGTGAACAGAACTGACTTAGATCCGCGTGTCCTTTCCAACTCTGGTTGGGGACAGACTCCAATCAAACAGAACACTGCCTGGGATACCGAAACATCACCAAgaggtgaaagaaaaactgacaaTGGGACAGAGGCCTGGGGAGGCTCTGTGACACAGACTTCCAGCTCAGGGGGGTGTGTGGATAGACCTAGCCCTAATAATAATGATACCTCATCTGTATCAGGGTGGGGAGATCCAAAGTCTGCTACAAGGTGGGGAGACTCCAAAGGGTCAAATAGCCAaggggggtgggaagaggaTTCTGCTGCTACAGTAATGGTCAAGAGCAATCAATCATGGGGAAgtggcaaagaagaaaagtcatCTTGGAATGACACACAGAAGATCAAACAGGGATGGGTCGATGGGCAAAAGGCCAGCCAGGGTTGGGCAGTTTCTGCCAGTGATGGCTGGGGTGAAAATTCAAGAGGTAACCATTGGGGTGAGGCTAAGAAATCTAGTTCAGGAGGTAGCGACAGTGACAGATCAGTATCTGGCTGGAATGAGCCAGGTAAATCAAATTCTGTTACTTGGGGAGGTAGTAATACAAACCCGAATAATTCTTCAGGATGGGATGAGCCTGCAAAGTCTAATCAGAACCAGGGCTGGGGAGACCCTCCTAAATCCAGTCAGCCTCAAGGTTGGGGGGATTCCTCAAAGCCAGTCAACTCTCCGGAATGGAACAAACAAGATGTTGGATCTTGGGGAGCACCATCTGCCACCAGTAAACCACCGGGGTCAGGCTGGCTGGGTGGACCGATGCCAGCCCCAGCAAAGGAGGAGGAACCCACTGGCTGGGAGGAGCCGTCCCCTGAATCAATACGCCGCAAAATGGAAATTGATGATGGAACTTCTGCTTGGGGTGATCCAAGCAAATACAACTACAAAAATGTGAATATGTGGAATAAAAATGTCCCAAACAGTAGCAGCAGTTCAGACCAGCAAGCACAGGTACATCAGCAGCTACTGTCTTCAAGTGCCATGTCTAGCAAGGAGAGCAGTTCGGGTTCTG GTTGGGGAGAGCCTTCTACTCCAGCCACTACTGTAGATAATGGAACTTCAGCGTGGGGTAAGCCCATGGATACTGGTACTAGCTGGGGAGAACCCATCAGCGATGCAGGAGGCACCTCTGGCTGGGGAAACGCTTCTCTTGGTCAACAGGCTTCAAATAAACCTG GGCCTAAATCTATGCAAGATAGTTGGTGTGGAGATGATATGCCATTGACTGGCAGTCGTCAGACCAgctgggaggaagaagaggatgtAGAGATTGGAATGTGGAACAGCAGTTCTTCACAAGAAGCTAACCCATCTTTAAATTGGCCAccatatatgaaaaaaatgcccACAAAG gGAATAATGAAAGGTGGAAATAAGCAAGATGAAACATGGATCAATCCATTCATTAAGCAATTCACAAATCTTAGCTTTTCA AGAGAATCACCAGAAGAAACCATACAGAGCAATAAGATGGACATGTCTGGAG GGATATTGCAAGATAAGAGAATGGAGATGGATAAGCATGGCCTCAATGTTGGAGATTACAATCGTGTGGTTGGAAAAGGCCCTGGTTCTCGTCCTCAGATTTCCAAAGAGTCTTCCATGGATCGCGGTCCTTACTTTGATAAG AATGGCAATCCCAGTATGTTTGGTGTTGGTAATAtagcagcacagcccaggagcatgcagcagcctccagcacaaCCTCTTAATTCATCTCAGCCTAATCCACGTGCTCAAGTGCCTCCTCCATTACTATCCCCTCAG GTTCCAGTATCATTACTGAAGTATGCACCAAACAACGGTGGCCTGAGCCCACTTTTTGGCCCACAACAGGTAGCCATGTTGAATCAACTGTCCCAGTTAAACCAGCTTTCTCAGATCTCCCAGTTACAG CGGTTGTTGGCTCAGCAGCAAAAAGCGCAGAATCAAAGAAGCATGCCTTCTGGTGGTCGTcaacagcaggagcagcag ggtCGATCTCTTAGTATGCAGCAACAGATGATGCAACAGTCCCGTCAGCTTGATCCAAACCTGTTAATGAAGCAGCAAACTCCGCCGTCTCAACAGCAGTCACTCCATCAACCCACCATGAAATCTTTCCTTGAGAATGTCATACCCCATACTACTCCTGAGCTACAGAAAGGGCCATCACCAATAAATTCATTCAGCAGCTTCCCTATAG GAATGAACTCAAACTTGAATGTAAACATGGATATGAGCAGTATTAAAGAGCCACAATCTCGCCTGAGGAAATGGACTACAGTagacagcatttctgtgaacACATCATTAGATCAAAACTCCAGCAAACATG gtGCTATTTCAAGTGGTTTTAGGCTGGAAGAGTCTCCATTTGTTCCATATGACTTTATGAACAGCAGTAATTCACCAGCCAGTCCTCCTGGATCTATTGGGGATGGCTGGCCCCGTGCCAAATCGCCTAATGGCTCTAGCAGTGTTAACTGGCCACCAG AATTTCGTCCTGGTGAGCCATGGAAAGGTTATCCAAACATCGACCCTGAAACTGACCCTTACGTCACTCCTGGCAGTGTCATAAACAATCTTTCAATTAATACTGTGCGGGAAGTTGACCACCTCAGGGACAGGAACAGTG GGTCATCCTCATCTTTGAACACCACGCTGCCTTCAACTAGTGCCTGGTCATCCATTCGTGCCTCCAACTACAATGTTTCCCTCAGCAGTACAGCACAAAGCACTTCAG TAGCCAGAAACAGTGATTCCAAATCAACATGGTCTCCTGGATCAGTCACTAACACCTCTCTGGCTCATGAGCTGTGGAAGGTCCCTTTGCCACCTAAAAGCATCACTGCTCCGTCCCGCCCACCTCCAGGGCTAACAGGCCAGAAACCACCTTTGTCCACTTGGGATAATTCCCTTCGTTTGGGTGGAGGATGGGGAAATTCTGATGCCAGATATACCCCTG gTTCAAGCTGGGGTGAGAGCAGCTCAGGGAGAATAACAAATTGGCTTGTTCTAAAAAACCTTACACCTCAG ATTGATGGCTCTACCCTGCGTACTCTGTGCATGCAGCACGGTCCACTAATAACATTCCACCTTAACCTCCCACATGGTAATGCTTTGGTCCGTTACAGTTCAAAAGAAGAGGTAGTGAAGGCACAAAAATCTCTGCACAT GTGTGTATTAGGGAACACTACTATTCTTGCTGAGTTTGCCAGTGAAGAGGAGATTAGTCGCTTCTTTGCACAAGGCCAGTCTCTGACTCCGTCTCCTGGCTGGCAGTCTCTTGGATCCAGCCAGAACCGACTTGGATCCATTGACGGTTCCCATTCGTTCTCAAACCGTAATGATCTAAATCACTGGAATGGTGCTGGGCTGTCGGGAACTAGCAGTGGAGACCTTCATGGCACTTCACTATGGGGGAGCCCCAACTATTCCACGAGCCTGTGGGGCACCCCAAGCAGCAATGACACCAGGGGAATTAGCAGCCCATCCCCCATCAACGCTTTCCTTTCTGTTGACCACCTAGGTGGAGGTGGAGAGTCCATGTaa